Proteins co-encoded in one Cupriavidus nantongensis genomic window:
- a CDS encoding DUF2244 domain-containing protein, producing MQDLGIAFQTAGGDSGGNLDGPSSSPHDWLMKRNCSLSPRQVGWFYLSILTVSLAIALFFAWQGSWLVLPFASIELIGLGIALLVYARHATDYERVSITDGTLVVETASAGRVTRQEFNPCWVRIELGESFRALVILRSGRRAVQVGCYVDPYRRRKFAQELAAALRRL from the coding sequence ATGCAAGACTTGGGTATCGCATTCCAGACGGCAGGTGGTGACTCCGGCGGAAATCTCGACGGACCTTCCTCCTCGCCCCACGACTGGCTGATGAAGCGCAATTGCTCGCTGAGTCCCCGCCAGGTCGGCTGGTTTTACCTCTCGATCCTCACGGTTTCGCTTGCCATCGCGCTGTTTTTCGCCTGGCAAGGGTCGTGGCTCGTGCTGCCGTTTGCCAGCATCGAGCTGATCGGGCTGGGCATCGCCCTGCTTGTGTATGCGCGCCATGCGACAGACTATGAGCGCGTCAGCATCACCGACGGCACGCTGGTCGTGGAGACAGCCAGCGCCGGACGGGTGACGCGCCAGGAATTCAATCCGTGCTGGGTGCGGATCGAACTGGGTGAATCGTTCCGCGCGCTGGTGATACTGCGCTCGGGCAGGCGTGCGGTACAGGTGGGGTGTTACGTGGACCCGTACCGGCGACGCAAGTTCGCGCAGGAGCTCGCAGCGGCCTTGCGCCGCCTCTGA
- the coxB gene encoding cytochrome c oxidase subunit II, whose protein sequence is MKMWKKASAVCLAGVSLLASQAASAVSDMPGGPAVRQLNLTEPVTKIAEQIHWLNWMMLIICTVIFIAVFSVMFYSIFTHRKAKGAKPASFHESITVEVVWTIVPFLIVIAMALPATKTVVAMKDTTNSDVTIKATGYQWKWGYDYLKGEGEGISFVSTLTTPREQINNEQAKSNTYLMEVDNELVVPVNKKIRIVTTANDVIHAWMIPAFGVKQDAIPGFVRDTWFKAEKIGVYRGQCAELCGKEHAFMPIVVRVVSDADYTKWVDGKKKELAAKADDPNKTWTLDEAKVRGEKIYAANCAVCHQPNGKGGGAFPALDGSKIVNGPKAGQMHMLLEGKGGMPSWKQLSDTELATVMTYTRNAWGNKTGEVIQPSEFVGARAGKFPEGGGAAGGEAPKAEAKPADGQADKQADKQASLAGNRVAG, encoded by the coding sequence ATGAAAATGTGGAAGAAGGCATCCGCAGTTTGTCTGGCCGGCGTGTCCCTGCTTGCCAGCCAGGCGGCGTCCGCGGTCAGCGACATGCCGGGCGGCCCCGCCGTGCGCCAGCTCAACCTGACCGAGCCGGTTACCAAGATCGCCGAACAGATTCACTGGCTGAACTGGATGATGCTGATCATCTGCACGGTGATCTTCATCGCGGTGTTCAGCGTGATGTTCTATTCCATCTTCACGCACCGCAAGGCCAAGGGCGCCAAGCCGGCCTCCTTCCACGAAAGCATCACCGTCGAGGTGGTGTGGACCATCGTCCCGTTCCTGATCGTGATCGCGATGGCCCTGCCGGCCACCAAGACCGTGGTCGCGATGAAGGACACCACCAACTCCGACGTCACCATCAAGGCCACCGGCTACCAGTGGAAGTGGGGCTATGACTACCTGAAGGGCGAAGGCGAGGGCATCTCCTTCGTGTCGACCCTGACCACCCCGCGCGAGCAGATCAACAACGAGCAGGCCAAGTCGAACACCTACCTGATGGAGGTGGACAACGAGCTGGTGGTGCCGGTCAACAAGAAGATCCGCATCGTCACCACCGCCAACGACGTGATCCATGCCTGGATGATCCCGGCCTTCGGCGTCAAGCAGGATGCGATCCCGGGCTTCGTGCGCGACACCTGGTTCAAGGCCGAGAAGATCGGCGTGTACCGCGGCCAGTGCGCCGAGCTGTGCGGCAAGGAACACGCCTTCATGCCGATCGTGGTGCGCGTGGTCTCCGACGCCGACTACACCAAGTGGGTCGACGGCAAGAAGAAGGAGCTGGCGGCCAAGGCCGACGATCCCAACAAGACCTGGACCCTGGACGAAGCCAAGGTGCGCGGCGAGAAGATCTACGCGGCCAACTGCGCGGTCTGCCACCAGCCCAACGGCAAGGGCGGCGGCGCGTTCCCGGCGCTGGACGGTTCCAAGATCGTGAACGGCCCGAAGGCCGGCCAGATGCACATGCTGCTGGAAGGCAAGGGCGGCATGCCGTCGTGGAAGCAGCTGTCCGACACCGAGCTGGCCACGGTCATGACCTATACGCGCAACGCCTGGGGCAACAAGACGGGTGAAGTGATCCAGCCAAGCGAATTCGTGGGCGCCCGCGCCGGCAAATTCCCCGAAGGCGGCGGCGCGGCCGGCGGCGAAGCGCCGAAGGCCGAGGCCAAGCCGGCTGACGGTCAGGCCGACAAGCAGGCTGACAAGCAGGCCAGTCTCGCGGGCAACCGCGTCGCCGGCTGA